From a single Chitinivorax sp. B genomic region:
- a CDS encoding OmpA family protein: MTNKLIKSVLAASLAVAGFTAQARDGYTTDGSTGTVVKNNYSECWRTGYWTKDSAFEDCDASLMPPKPAPAPATAPAVEAPATPVTPAPRPAPKTEKFTLQADVLFAFNGDKLSNDGKAALDKIIEDALASHVKSIDGSIEIIGHTDRIGSDKYNQKLSERRAQSVKSYVVSKGLPADKVTATGVGKSQPVTKPEDCKGNKKTKKLISCLQPDRRVEIDLKGTKSAN, from the coding sequence ATGACCAACAAACTGATCAAGTCCGTGTTGGCAGCTTCGTTGGCCGTAGCCGGCTTCACCGCTCAGGCTCGCGACGGCTATACAACCGACGGCTCCACAGGCACTGTCGTCAAAAACAACTACAGCGAATGCTGGCGCACTGGTTATTGGACCAAAGACAGTGCATTTGAAGACTGCGATGCAAGCTTGATGCCGCCGAAACCGGCTCCTGCGCCTGCAACCGCACCTGCAGTTGAAGCACCGGCCACCCCGGTTACACCGGCTCCTCGCCCCGCGCCGAAGACCGAGAAGTTCACTCTGCAGGCTGACGTCTTGTTTGCATTCAATGGTGACAAGCTGTCCAATGACGGTAAAGCAGCACTGGACAAGATCATTGAAGACGCATTGGCTTCACACGTGAAGAGCATTGACGGCAGCATCGAAATCATCGGTCACACCGACCGTATCGGTTCCGACAAGTACAACCAGAAGTTGTCCGAGCGTCGCGCTCAGTCTGTTAAGTCCTACGTTGTCAGCAAGGGCCTGCCGGCAGACAAGGTTACCGCCACTGGCGTTGGCAAGTCTCAGCCCGTTACCAAGCCTGAAGATTGCAAAGGCAACAAGAAGACCAAGAAGCTGATCTCTTGCCTGCAGCCTGACCGCCGCGTGGAAATTGATCTGAAGGGCACCAAGTCAGCTAACTAA
- the lolA gene encoding outer membrane lipoprotein chaperone LolA yields the protein MLTCLPSLAGGIDQLKAFVASTDSLQAEFSQQVFGQRSGAGQVASGHVTIQRPGKFRWSYIKPYDQLIVGDGQKLWLYDKDIEQVTVKRLDQALGSSPAALLAGSNDIEKAYALKDAGTKDGMEWLEAKPKSSESTFQTVKMGFIKNDLTVMELKDNFGQTTVIRFSRLERNPKLPADQFKFIPPKGVDVISE from the coding sequence ATGCTAACCTGCCTCCCTAGCTTGGCGGGTGGTATTGATCAACTCAAAGCCTTTGTCGCCAGTACAGACTCACTGCAAGCGGAATTCTCACAGCAGGTGTTCGGACAACGATCTGGTGCCGGCCAAGTAGCAAGCGGCCATGTGACCATTCAGCGACCTGGCAAATTCCGCTGGTCTTATATCAAACCCTATGATCAATTAATTGTGGGTGATGGCCAGAAACTTTGGCTGTATGACAAAGATATTGAGCAGGTTACCGTCAAGAGACTGGATCAGGCACTCGGCTCCAGCCCAGCTGCCTTGTTAGCAGGCAGCAATGACATTGAAAAAGCCTATGCGCTCAAGGATGCAGGCACCAAAGATGGAATGGAGTGGCTGGAAGCCAAACCCAAGTCCAGCGAGTCAACTTTCCAGACTGTCAAGATGGGCTTTATCAAGAATGATTTGACTGTAATGGAGCTCAAAGACAACTTTGGTCAGACTACAGTGATTCGCTTCTCACGCTTGGAGCGCAATCCCAAGCTACCGGCAGATCAGTTTAAGTTTATACCGCCCAAGGGCGTGGATGTCATCAGTGAGTGA
- a CDS encoding replication-associated recombination protein A: MSDLFHERPREPLAERLRPRTLDDVIGQRHLIGPGKPLRLAFESGKPHSMILWGPPGVGKTTLARLMAAGFDAEFSPLSAVFSGVKDIRETMQQAELALQQHARHTILFVDEVHRFNKSQQDAFLPYVEQGLVTFIGATTENPSFEVNSALLSRAQVYVLQPISDDDMRQLFARATQSAMPDRHFDDAARDALIGYADGDARRLLNLIEQCQTAAEARQLTELDQTFIGETLSINARHFDKGGDAFYDQISALHKSVRGSNPDASLYWLTRMLDGGAGPLYVARRLVRMAVEDIGLADPRAWRVALDACETFERLGSPEGELALAQAVIYLAVAPKSNAGYMAYKAAKAFVEKDKSRPVPMHLRNAPTKLMKEMGMGHQYRYAHDEPHAYAAGEQYLPDGLQDLHWYEPTPRGLEAKIAEKLAFLRELDHQARNKN; the protein is encoded by the coding sequence GTGAGTGACCTGTTTCACGAACGGCCACGGGAGCCGCTGGCGGAGAGGTTGCGGCCGCGGACACTAGATGACGTCATCGGTCAACGTCACCTGATCGGACCTGGCAAACCATTGCGTTTGGCATTTGAATCAGGCAAGCCCCATTCAATGATCCTATGGGGGCCACCTGGCGTCGGCAAAACCACGTTGGCTCGCTTGATGGCAGCCGGCTTCGATGCGGAATTCAGCCCTTTGTCTGCTGTGTTTTCTGGCGTAAAAGACATTCGCGAGACCATGCAGCAAGCCGAGTTGGCCTTGCAACAACATGCTCGCCATACCATTTTGTTTGTCGATGAAGTCCATCGTTTTAACAAATCGCAACAAGATGCTTTTCTGCCCTACGTAGAACAAGGCTTGGTGACGTTTATTGGCGCCACCACTGAAAATCCAAGCTTCGAGGTCAATTCCGCCTTGCTGTCACGTGCACAGGTCTATGTACTGCAGCCGATTAGCGATGACGATATGCGGCAATTGTTTGCCCGAGCCACTCAGAGTGCCATGCCTGATCGCCATTTTGACGATGCCGCAAGAGATGCCTTGATCGGATATGCCGATGGTGACGCGAGACGTTTGCTGAATCTGATTGAACAATGCCAAACCGCCGCCGAAGCCAGACAGCTGACTGAACTGGATCAGACCTTTATTGGCGAAACACTTTCAATCAACGCACGACACTTCGACAAAGGTGGTGATGCGTTTTATGACCAGATATCAGCATTACATAAGTCTGTTCGTGGTTCCAATCCTGATGCAAGCTTGTATTGGCTGACACGCATGCTGGATGGCGGTGCCGGTCCACTTTATGTTGCACGGCGACTGGTGCGTATGGCCGTCGAAGATATCGGGCTGGCTGACCCTCGTGCCTGGAGAGTAGCTCTGGATGCTTGCGAAACTTTTGAACGCCTCGGCAGCCCGGAGGGTGAGTTGGCCTTAGCGCAAGCCGTGATCTATCTGGCGGTCGCCCCTAAAAGCAATGCAGGCTATATGGCCTATAAGGCAGCCAAGGCATTCGTAGAAAAGGACAAGTCCCGCCCGGTGCCAATGCATTTAAGAAATGCCCCAACCAAATTAATGAAGGAAATGGGCATGGGCCATCAATACCGATATGCCCATGACGAACCGCATGCCTACGCCGCAGGCGAGCAATATCTGCCGGATGGACTGCAAGACCTACATTGGTACGAGCCCACTCCACGTGGGTTGGAAGCCAAAATTGCCGAGAAACTGGCGTTTCTGCGAGAATTGGATCATCAAGCTCGCAACAAGAATTGA
- the serS gene encoding serine--tRNA ligase produces MLDIQQLRNDLDNVATRLAARGFQLDIEAFTALENERKYLQTRTQELQAKRNTASKQIGIAKSKGEDASAIMAEVANLKDELEACEANLSVLQDKLNDMLLRMPNLPTTSVPTGKDEQDNVEVRRWGTPRAFDFEVRDHTDIGVPLGLDFETGAKLSGARFTLMRGQIARLHRALAQFMIDTHTNQHGYTEVYTPYIVNPEVLYGTGQLPKFAEDMFRVEKGGEDNPVTQYLISTSEISLTNTVRDSILKTDELPIKLTAHSPCFRSEAGSYGRDTRGMIRQHQFDKVEMVQIVHPEKSYDALEEMVGHAEAILQKLELPYRVITLCTGDMGFSATKTYDLEVWLPAQNTYREISSCSNCEAFQARRMQARFKNEAGKNELVHTLNGSGLAVGRTLVAVLENYQNADGSVTIPTVLRPYMGGIEHIG; encoded by the coding sequence ATGCTGGATATTCAACAGCTTCGCAATGATCTGGATAACGTCGCCACCCGCCTTGCTGCTCGTGGCTTCCAATTGGATATCGAGGCGTTCACCGCACTCGAAAATGAACGCAAATACCTGCAAACCCGTACGCAGGAGCTGCAGGCCAAACGCAATACCGCGTCTAAGCAAATTGGTATCGCCAAGTCCAAAGGTGAAGATGCATCGGCCATCATGGCTGAAGTCGCAAACTTAAAGGATGAGCTAGAAGCCTGCGAAGCCAACCTGAGTGTACTGCAAGACAAGCTTAATGACATGCTGTTGCGCATGCCCAACCTGCCCACTACGTCCGTCCCTACAGGCAAGGATGAACAGGACAACGTGGAAGTACGTCGCTGGGGCACACCACGTGCATTTGATTTTGAAGTACGTGACCATACAGATATTGGCGTTCCTCTCGGATTGGATTTTGAAACCGGTGCCAAGCTATCAGGCGCCCGTTTTACCCTGATGCGCGGCCAAATTGCCCGTTTGCACCGTGCATTGGCCCAGTTCATGATCGACACCCATACCAATCAACATGGATATACCGAGGTTTACACTCCGTACATCGTGAATCCCGAAGTTTTGTACGGCACCGGTCAGTTACCTAAATTTGCCGAAGACATGTTCCGTGTTGAAAAAGGTGGGGAAGATAACCCGGTTACACAGTACCTGATCTCAACATCAGAAATTTCGCTGACCAATACTGTCCGCGATAGCATTCTGAAAACGGATGAATTGCCGATCAAGCTGACAGCCCACTCACCTTGCTTCCGTTCGGAAGCCGGCTCGTATGGTCGCGATACCCGTGGCATGATCCGCCAACATCAATTCGACAAAGTCGAAATGGTACAAATCGTCCACCCAGAAAAGTCTTATGACGCATTGGAAGAAATGGTTGGCCACGCTGAAGCCATTCTTCAGAAACTGGAACTGCCTTACCGGGTCATTACCTTGTGTACGGGGGATATGGGTTTTTCCGCCACAAAGACTTACGATCTGGAAGTGTGGTTGCCAGCGCAGAATACCTATCGTGAGATTTCAAGCTGTTCGAACTGTGAGGCCTTCCAGGCTCGACGTATGCAAGCCCGCTTCAAGAACGAAGCTGGTAAGAATGAGCTGGTACATACACTGAATGGCTCCGGCCTGGCGGTAGGCCGCACCTTGGTTGCGGTTCTGGAAAACTATCAGAATGCTGATGGTAGTGTAACGATCCCGACTGTGCTGCGCCCCTACATGGGCGGCATCGAACATATCGGCTAA